Proteins found in one Triticum aestivum cultivar Chinese Spring chromosome 4D, IWGSC CS RefSeq v2.1, whole genome shotgun sequence genomic segment:
- the LOC123100606 gene encoding zinc finger protein 7-like: MENTKSSWFHAQAAAAAADLTLAFGPAGWEENREAVAPTARVNGKDVRLFPCLFCNKTFLKSQALGGHQNAHRKDRLGSFSDPYMYMYGPYGEGPFRGTAIDSGSGRSMSNSVLSHGGSRVSAPAGVDARPERWGSAAPRFAEHAQAQLLVDPAAGHDGAVEMLSTRASVASAGEELELELRL; the protein is encoded by the coding sequence ATGGAGAACACCAAGTCATCGTGGTTCCACGCgcaggcagcggcagcggcagcggaccTGACGCTGGCGTTCGGGCCGGCAGGCTGGGAGGAGAACCGGGAGGCGGTAGCGCCGACAGCGCGCGTGAACGGCAAGGACGTGCGGCTGTTCCCGTGCCTCTTCTGCAACAAGACCTTCCTCAAGTCGCAGGCGCTCGGCGGCCACCAGAACGCGCACCGCAAGGACCGACTCGGCAGCTTCAGCGACCCATACATGTACATGTACGGCCCCTACGGCGAAGGCCCCTTCCGCGGAACCGCCATTGATTCCGGCAGCGGCCGGTCCATGAGCAACTCCGTCCTATCGCACGGCGGTAGCCGCGTGTCGGCGCCGGCGGGCGTTGATGCCAGGCCTGAGAGGTGGGGTAGCGCCGCTCCACGCTTTGCAGAGCACGCGCAGGCGCAGCTCCTTGTGGATCCAGCCGCCGGCCATGACGGCGCGGTGGAAATGCTCAGCACGAGGGCCTCCGTTGCCAGTGCCGGTGaggagctcgagctcgagctccgcctctAG